GCTCAATTACTTTTAGAGCTTCATCTTCCTCCATATTTTTTCTAATTACGATTGTTTTTACATCAAAATTCTTCTCTGTCAAAACTAACTAAATTATGTATTTCCTTGTATTAAACCAATTCAGAAAAGAAAGAGATAATAGAATTAAGATTAAACAAGAATCATGGCAACAGCAAAAAAAGGCGGATATATTGGACGGTTTTTAAAAAAAGCAGACAAGGCAATTCAAGAAGGAATTAAAAAAGCAGATGAAGCATTAGATGAAGCAGTTGAACTTGGAGAACTAACTGCAAAGGAAGCATCAAAAGTTAGCAAAGAATTGTCAGCAAAAGCAAAGAAAGAGAGTATGGAATTAAAAAAGAAAGGAGTCAATAAAATCAGTGAAGGTATGGCATCTGCAAAAAAGATGACAACTAGTACACAAGAAGAATTAGAATTACTTGAAAAACTTGGTCAATTAAAAAAATCAGGAGTTATCACTCAAAAGGAATTTCTAGAAAAGAAAAAGAAGATACTGAGTAAGATTTAGTATGAAAAAATCAAACATTTTTGGTTCTGGAGATAAAAGAAAAGTAAATCCAAATTGGTTTACAGGTAAAACATGGATGAAGGTCTTATCAGAGAAAATAAAATCAAAAGATCAAGACATCTATCATGTACACTTTGAGAATGGCTCTAGAACAAAGCTTCATGAGCACGATGGAAATCAGGTATTAATGGTAACAAAAGGAAAAGGGAGTCTTGAGATTTTTAGAAAATACGGTACAAGAAAATCAGACTTTAAAATAAAAAGAACAGAGAGAATTTCACTTAATGAAGGAGACATTGTACATATTCCTGCCCATGTTTTGCACACTCATGGTTCAATTGACAAGAAAAAGACATTCTCACATATTGCAATAAATATTCTACCTAAAAAAAATGCATCATACAAAACTACTTGGTATGAATCAGATTTTAAAACTAATGTTTCCAACATCATTTAGAAACAATGTCATTGAGAAAAAATTCTGAAATAGAATCGATTCAAGGCGATGAAGGAACAAACATCAAGCAATATTTTCATCCTCACAATACCCTAAATGGAATCAATTACAGTTTAGCTCAATTCACACTAGAGCCGGGGAAAAAATCTAAACTTCACAAAATCAAATCATCAGAAATTTATTATATTTTAGAAGGTAGTGGGAGACTCAAAGTAGATGATGAATTTTTCAATCTTCAAAAAGATGACTC
The window above is part of the Nitrosopumilus sp. genome. Proteins encoded here:
- a CDS encoding SHOCT domain-containing protein; protein product: MATAKKGGYIGRFLKKADKAIQEGIKKADEALDEAVELGELTAKEASKVSKELSAKAKKESMELKKKGVNKISEGMASAKKMTTSTQEELELLEKLGQLKKSGVITQKEFLEKKKKILSKI
- a CDS encoding cupin domain-containing protein; the protein is MSLRKNSEIESIQGDEGTNIKQYFHPHNTLNGINYSLAQFTLEPGKKSKLHKIKSSEIYYILEGSGRLKVDDEFFNLQKDDSIFVPPNSEQFIENTGTVDLRFLCIVEPAWKATDETILE
- a CDS encoding cupin domain-containing protein, which gives rise to MKKSNIFGSGDKRKVNPNWFTGKTWMKVLSEKIKSKDQDIYHVHFENGSRTKLHEHDGNQVLMVTKGKGSLEIFRKYGTRKSDFKIKRTERISLNEGDIVHIPAHVLHTHGSIDKKKTFSHIAINILPKKNASYKTTWYESDFKTNVSNII